Proteins encoded within one genomic window of Sphingomonas sp. KRR8:
- a CDS encoding acyl-CoA thioesterase, whose product MTDRIPILRVTPGPGDINANGHIFGGWVLAQMDIAAGIVASRRANGSVATVAIERMEFIAPIELRDLISVYAQVERVGRTSMAIRIEVIAERDRGQTQIKVTEGLFTFVALDEAHHPRPVDAA is encoded by the coding sequence GTGACCGACCGTATCCCAATTCTTCGAGTGACGCCGGGGCCAGGCGACATCAACGCCAACGGCCATATCTTCGGCGGCTGGGTGCTGGCGCAGATGGATATCGCGGCGGGTATCGTCGCCAGCCGCCGAGCCAACGGCTCCGTGGCAACCGTGGCGATCGAACGGATGGAGTTCATTGCGCCCATTGAACTCAGGGACCTGATCAGCGTCTACGCGCAGGTCGAGCGGGTCGGCCGGACCAGCATGGCCATCAGAATCGAGGTCATTGCCGAGCGTGACCGCGGACAGACGCAGATCAAGGTCACGGAAGGACTGTTCACCTTCGTCGCTCTGGACGAGGCCCATCATCCCCGTCCGGTCGACGCAGCCTAG
- a CDS encoding DUF4167 domain-containing protein encodes MNNRQNGRRRGRGGQRPQGMGGGGGGNARDSRQRGNAAQLLEKYKSLARDAQMAGDRVQTEYYLQFADHYFRVLAETRPRFEDQRSSRDEDEDGEDNDFAGDDQDEGEDEEQAQRPQRQPQDRRRERNDRPERNDRPERNDRYERGDRPERADRSERAERFERSDRPDRGERPERAPRRDNDDGERIEQVAREDRRPPRRERVTARDREVAREDPEPRIALDILPPAIGVSPDPVRDDADEAPAPRRRTRRVRPVEDGGEIAPAA; translated from the coding sequence ATGAACAATCGTCAAAACGGCCGCCGTCGTGGCCGTGGTGGACAGCGTCCGCAAGGTATGGGCGGCGGGGGTGGCGGCAACGCTCGCGACAGTCGCCAGCGCGGCAATGCGGCGCAGCTGCTGGAGAAGTACAAGAGCCTCGCGCGTGATGCGCAGATGGCCGGCGACCGCGTCCAGACCGAATATTACCTTCAGTTCGCCGATCACTATTTCCGCGTGCTGGCCGAAACCCGCCCGCGGTTCGAAGACCAGCGATCGTCGCGTGACGAGGACGAGGACGGCGAGGACAACGACTTCGCTGGTGACGATCAGGACGAGGGCGAGGACGAGGAGCAGGCGCAGCGCCCGCAGCGCCAGCCCCAGGATCGCCGCCGCGAACGGAACGACCGTCCGGAGCGGAACGACCGTCCGGAGCGGAACGACCGCTACGAGCGCGGTGACCGTCCCGAGCGAGCCGATCGGTCCGAGCGTGCGGAGCGGTTCGAGCGCAGTGATCGTCCTGATCGTGGTGAGCGCCCGGAGCGGGCGCCTCGCCGGGACAATGACGATGGCGAACGGATCGAGCAGGTGGCCCGCGAGGATCGCCGGCCGCCGCGGCGGGAGCGTGTTACGGCGCGCGATCGCGAGGTTGCGCGCGAAGACCCCGAACCTCGCATCGCGCTCGATATCTTGCCGCCGGCAATCGGCGTGAGCCCGGATCCGGTGCGTGACGATGCTGATGAGGCGCCTGCGCCCCGCCGTCGTACCCGTCGGGTGCGTCCGGTCGAGGACGGCGGCGAGATCGCGCCAGCCGCCTGA
- the prmC gene encoding peptide chain release factor N(5)-glutamine methyltransferase: MKALHRALADAARTLAPFSDTARLDAELLMAEALGIDRDRLLLNPPDRPVPERFAAMVERRRAGEPVAYITGRRAFWNIELHVGPGVLIPRPDSETLIAAALEHFEGREPPARILDLGTGPGTLLLAALDLWPGATGLGIDASRRALSYASANARRLGFDGRTEWRLGDWAVGVDECFDLILCNPPYVATDADLGPGVAEHEPAEALFAGPQGLDDYRRIAPQIGRLLCPHGLAAIEIGFDQADSAAALFEAEGLDVRLARDLADRPRALLVEVHNK, encoded by the coding sequence GTGAAAGCTCTTCACCGGGCGCTTGCGGACGCTGCCCGGACGCTGGCACCTTTCAGCGATACGGCTCGCCTGGACGCCGAGTTGCTGATGGCGGAAGCGCTCGGCATCGACCGCGACCGGTTGCTGCTTAATCCTCCCGATCGGCCAGTCCCAGAGCGCTTCGCCGCCATGGTGGAGCGCCGCCGGGCGGGCGAGCCGGTCGCCTACATCACCGGTCGTCGTGCCTTCTGGAACATCGAGCTTCACGTCGGCCCCGGGGTGCTGATCCCCCGGCCGGACAGCGAAACGCTGATCGCTGCCGCACTCGAGCATTTCGAAGGCCGCGAGCCGCCGGCGCGAATTCTCGATCTTGGAACTGGGCCGGGGACACTTCTGCTGGCGGCACTCGACCTGTGGCCCGGGGCCACCGGCCTTGGCATCGACGCGTCCCGCCGCGCCTTGTCCTATGCATCGGCCAATGCCCGCCGCCTCGGGTTCGACGGTCGAACGGAGTGGCGGCTAGGCGACTGGGCGGTTGGGGTGGACGAGTGTTTCGACCTCATCTTGTGCAACCCGCCGTACGTCGCGACGGACGCCGACCTCGGGCCGGGCGTCGCCGAGCACGAGCCCGCCGAAGCGTTGTTCGCCGGTCCGCAAGGACTCGATGATTACCGTCGGATCGCTCCGCAGATCGGTCGCTTGCTCTGCCCGCACGGGCTGGCCGCGATCGAGATTGGTTTTGACCAGGCCGACAGTGCCGCTGCGCTGTTCGAAGCGGAAGGCCTCGATGTCCGGCTTGCGCGAGACCTCGCCGACCGTCCCCGCGCACTGCTTGTTGAGGTGCACAACAAATAA
- the prfA gene encoding peptide chain release factor 1: MMQISSERIAQIEAKKNELSSAMAKGDLAPEEFVRLSKEYAQIEPVASAAREVRRLRAERESLGAMTRDGDEELRQMAAEELRHIEERLPDAERALALQLLPRDSADERAAMLEVRAGTGGDEAALFAGDLLRMYQRFADEMGWKFELISASQSEVGGYKEAVASINGSGVFARLKFESGVHRVQRVPATESGGRIHTSAATVAVLPEAEEVDVQIDDKDLRIDVYRSSGPGGQSVNTTDSAVRITHLPSGLVVIQQDEKSQHKNKAKALKVLRTRLFELERERLASERAGARRSMVGSGDRSERIRTYNFPQGRVTDHRINLTLHKLPEILEGPGLKELTAALISEDEAQRLAGLEEA; the protein is encoded by the coding sequence CTGATGCAGATCTCGTCCGAGCGCATCGCGCAAATCGAAGCCAAGAAGAACGAGCTGTCGTCGGCGATGGCGAAGGGCGACCTCGCTCCTGAGGAGTTCGTGCGGCTGTCCAAAGAATATGCCCAGATCGAGCCGGTCGCCTCGGCCGCGCGCGAAGTGCGCCGCTTGCGCGCCGAGCGCGAGAGCCTGGGCGCGATGACCCGTGACGGGGACGAGGAACTGCGCCAGATGGCGGCCGAGGAGCTACGCCATATCGAGGAGCGGCTGCCCGACGCCGAACGGGCGCTCGCGCTGCAGCTGCTGCCCCGCGATTCGGCGGACGAGCGTGCCGCCATGCTCGAGGTTCGTGCGGGGACCGGTGGCGACGAGGCGGCGCTGTTCGCCGGCGATCTCCTGCGCATGTACCAGCGCTTCGCCGACGAGATGGGCTGGAAATTCGAGCTGATCAGTGCCTCGCAGTCGGAGGTTGGCGGCTACAAGGAGGCCGTCGCCTCGATCAACGGCTCGGGCGTGTTTGCCCGGCTGAAGTTCGAAAGCGGCGTGCACCGGGTCCAGCGCGTGCCGGCAACCGAGAGCGGAGGCCGTATCCACACCTCGGCCGCGACCGTTGCGGTGCTGCCGGAAGCCGAAGAAGTGGACGTTCAGATCGACGACAAGGACCTGCGCATCGACGTCTATCGCTCGTCGGGTCCGGGCGGTCAGTCGGTCAACACCACCGACAGCGCGGTTCGCATCACCCATTTGCCGAGCGGCCTGGTCGTCATCCAGCAGGATGAAAAGAGCCAGCACAAGAACAAGGCCAAGGCCCTGAAGGTGCTGCGGACCCGATTGTTCGAGCTGGAACGCGAACGGCTGGCGAGCGAGCGGGCCGGCGCGCGGCGATCGATGGTCGGGTCCGGCGATCGTTCGGAGCGTATCCGCACTTACAATTTTCCGCAGGGACGGGTCACCGATCATCGGATCAACCTGACGCTCCACAAGCTCCCCGAAATCCTGGAAGGACCAGGGCTGAAGGAACTGACCGCTGCCCTCATTTCCGAGGACGAGGCGCAGCGGCTCGCCGGACTCGAGGAAGCGTGA
- the hisS gene encoding histidine--tRNA ligase translates to MAQIQTPQPVRGMQSLLGEEADRFHAVVAAFEKTRRLFGFKRVEVPVLEPTAVFARSLGETTDVVSKEMYSFEDRGGDSLTLRPEFTAGIARAYLTEGWQQYAPLKVATHGPAFRYERPQKGRFRQFHQLDAEILGAGEPQADVEVLLFADQLLKELGIGAGAVLKLNTLGDPQTRAAWRAALYEHFRGRVADLSEDSRDRLERNPLRILDSKAHAEWPVVDSAPPIDDFLTAEAADFFAAVTSGLDAAGVQWERAPRLVRGLDYYRHTAFEFMTDRLGAQGTVLAGGRYDGLIESLGGPHTPAIGWAAGIERLSMMIDAPKAEAPEAVLVPLGDKAEVAATAILTGLRQGGLAADMAFRGNMKKRMARAAASGAAFAIIIGDDELANETAQVKDLATGEQRAVAFDMIAAAVTR, encoded by the coding sequence ATGGCGCAAATCCAGACCCCTCAGCCCGTTCGCGGAATGCAGTCCCTCCTTGGCGAGGAAGCCGACCGTTTTCACGCGGTCGTCGCCGCGTTCGAGAAGACCCGCCGGCTGTTCGGTTTCAAGCGGGTCGAAGTGCCCGTCCTGGAGCCCACCGCCGTCTTTGCCCGCTCGCTTGGAGAGACTACGGATGTCGTCTCCAAGGAGATGTACAGCTTCGAGGATCGCGGTGGCGATAGCCTCACCTTGCGTCCGGAGTTCACGGCCGGGATCGCCCGCGCTTACCTGACTGAGGGTTGGCAGCAATATGCGCCGCTGAAGGTCGCCACGCACGGACCGGCCTTCCGCTACGAGCGTCCGCAAAAGGGGCGCTTCCGCCAGTTCCACCAGCTCGATGCCGAGATCCTGGGTGCCGGAGAGCCGCAGGCGGACGTCGAGGTGCTGCTGTTCGCCGACCAGTTGCTGAAGGAGTTGGGCATCGGCGCTGGCGCGGTGCTCAAGCTCAACACGCTCGGCGACCCCCAAACCCGCGCAGCTTGGAGGGCAGCGCTCTACGAGCATTTTCGTGGTCGGGTAGCGGACCTTAGTGAGGACAGCCGCGACCGGCTGGAGCGCAATCCGCTGCGAATTCTCGACAGCAAGGCCCACGCCGAATGGCCGGTGGTCGACAGCGCCCCGCCGATCGACGACTTCCTAACGGCCGAGGCCGCCGACTTCTTCGCCGCCGTGACCAGCGGCCTCGATGCCGCCGGCGTGCAGTGGGAGCGGGCGCCCCGGCTCGTTCGCGGCCTCGATTATTATCGTCACACGGCGTTCGAATTCATGACCGACCGGCTTGGCGCGCAGGGCACGGTTCTAGCGGGCGGCCGCTACGACGGCTTGATCGAGAGCCTGGGCGGCCCGCACACGCCGGCAATCGGCTGGGCCGCTGGCATTGAGCGACTGTCCATGATGATCGATGCGCCGAAAGCAGAGGCGCCCGAAGCGGTGTTGGTACCACTGGGCGACAAGGCGGAGGTGGCGGCGACCGCCATCCTGACCGGCCTCCGCCAGGGAGGTCTGGCGGCCGACATGGCGTTCCGCGGCAACATGAAGAAGCGCATGGCTCGAGCGGCCGCCAGCGGTGCCGCGTTCGCGATCATCATTGGCGACGATGAGTTGGCCAACGAAACCGCGCAGGTGAAGGATCTTGCGACGGGTGAACAGCGAGCGGTCGCCTTTGACATGATCGCAGCGGCGGTGACCCGCTGA
- a CDS encoding peptidase M61, with protein MKAILLATALVAASPLLAQNSTPTAVLPVDRVPAARDMPYPGTIQLEVDATDTDRAIFAVRQMIPVAGPGDLVLLLPKWLPGAHGPDGKPEKIAGLVIKTAEGTVLPWVRDTVETNGYHVDVPAGTRAIEARFQYLSPTQPNQGRIVSTPSISNVQWDQMSLYPAGYYTRQIPVQATLVLPAGWQAATALRPAGAAPATGNRITYGTVSYETLVDSPVFAGRYFRKDDLGHGVALNSVADAPDELKIPPAVLAKHRSMVDQAVKLFGSRHFDHYDFLNAVTDELGGIGLEHHRSTEIDVGLGYFTEYDKHLLDRNVFAHEFTHSWDGKFRRGADLYTPDYSTPMRNSLLWVYEGQTQFWGNVLEARSGMSSKQDVLDKLAMVAASLDSLPGKSWRPLLDTTNDPIIQNRAPEPWGSYQRSEDYYNEGMLIWLEADATIRGGTGNRRGMDDFAKAFFGVRDGDWGELLYTREDVIRTLNQVYPYDWARFFAERVDEVRPRAPLEGFTRSGYQLTFTDEPTGAWKARESSGKSTDLTYSLGLTVREKKIGGVRWGSPAFTAALRTGDELLAIGERAYSDESLRNAVTNAKGGSTPIRLTFKRGNAVRTVAIPYYDGLRYPRFTKVGKGRGALDILLEPK; from the coding sequence ATGAAGGCTATCCTCCTTGCCACGGCGCTGGTCGCCGCTTCGCCGCTGCTCGCACAGAACAGCACTCCCACGGCCGTCCTCCCGGTCGACCGTGTTCCTGCCGCCCGCGACATGCCTTATCCCGGCACGATCCAGCTCGAGGTCGACGCGACCGATACTGACCGGGCGATCTTCGCCGTGCGCCAGATGATTCCGGTCGCCGGCCCGGGCGACCTGGTGCTGTTGTTGCCCAAGTGGCTGCCCGGCGCACACGGTCCCGACGGCAAGCCCGAGAAGATCGCCGGGCTGGTCATCAAGACCGCCGAGGGCACCGTGCTGCCCTGGGTCCGCGACACGGTTGAGACCAACGGCTACCATGTCGACGTTCCCGCCGGCACTCGTGCGATCGAGGCCCGCTTCCAATATCTCTCGCCGACGCAGCCGAACCAGGGCCGGATCGTCTCCACCCCGTCGATCAGCAACGTCCAGTGGGACCAGATGTCACTCTATCCGGCGGGGTATTACACTCGCCAGATTCCCGTTCAGGCAACGCTGGTCCTGCCCGCCGGGTGGCAGGCGGCAACCGCGCTTCGTCCGGCCGGCGCCGCGCCCGCCACCGGCAACCGCATCACTTATGGCACCGTCTCCTACGAGACCCTGGTCGATTCGCCGGTGTTCGCCGGCCGCTACTTCCGCAAGGACGACCTCGGCCACGGCGTCGCCCTCAACAGCGTCGCCGACGCTCCCGACGAGCTGAAGATCCCGCCGGCCGTCCTCGCCAAGCATCGGTCGATGGTCGATCAGGCGGTGAAGCTGTTTGGCTCCCGTCATTTCGATCATTACGACTTCCTCAATGCCGTGACCGACGAACTGGGCGGCATCGGTCTGGAGCACCACCGCTCGACCGAGATCGACGTTGGCCTCGGCTACTTCACCGAATACGACAAGCACCTGCTCGATCGGAACGTGTTCGCGCATGAGTTCACGCACAGCTGGGACGGCAAGTTCCGGCGCGGCGCCGACCTCTACACCCCCGACTACAGTACCCCGATGCGCAACAGCCTGCTGTGGGTTTACGAAGGCCAGACGCAATTCTGGGGCAACGTGCTGGAAGCCCGCTCCGGCATGAGCAGCAAGCAGGACGTGCTCGACAAGCTGGCGATGGTTGCGGCTAGCCTCGACTCGCTTCCGGGGAAGAGTTGGCGTCCGCTGCTCGACACCACCAACGATCCCATCATCCAGAACCGCGCTCCGGAACCGTGGGGCAGCTATCAGCGCTCGGAGGATTATTACAACGAGGGCATGCTGATCTGGCTCGAAGCCGACGCCACCATTCGCGGCGGCACCGGCAACCGGCGCGGCATGGACGATTTCGCCAAGGCGTTCTTCGGGGTTCGCGACGGCGACTGGGGCGAGCTGCTCTACACCCGTGAAGACGTCATCCGCACGCTGAACCAGGTCTATCCATACGACTGGGCCCGGTTTTTCGCGGAGCGGGTCGACGAAGTCCGCCCCCGCGCTCCGCTCGAGGGTTTCACCCGCTCCGGTTACCAGCTGACGTTCACCGACGAGCCCACCGGCGCCTGGAAGGCCCGTGAGAGCAGCGGCAAGAGCACCGATCTCACCTACTCGCTTGGACTCACTGTCCGCGAGAAGAAGATCGGCGGCGTGCGCTGGGGCAGCCCGGCCTTCACCGCGGCGCTGCGTACCGGGGACGAGTTGCTCGCCATTGGAGAGCGGGCCTATTCGGACGAATCCTTGCGCAACGCGGTGACGAATGCCAAAGGCGGCTCAACCCCCATCCGCCTGACCTTCAAGCGTGGCAACGCCGTGCGAACGGTCGCCATTCCTTACTATGATGGCCTCCGCTATCCGCGCTTCACCAAGGTCGGGAAGGGGCGGGGCGCCCTCGATATTCTGCTGGAGCCGAAGTGA
- the ppa gene encoding inorganic diphosphatase — translation MNLDLVPAGKNPPESVNVLIEVPIGGEPVKYELDKESGAIFVDRILHTSMRYPANYGFIPHTLGDDGDPLDCLVVARSPFFPGSVVRARPIAVLFLEDEAGGDEKLLAVPEFKTSPYYEGVHEGEDLPAIVMDQISHFFTHYKDLEPEKWTRVGRWGGREEAYDVIRAGLERAKNVKFEA, via the coding sequence GTGAACCTCGATCTCGTCCCCGCGGGGAAGAACCCGCCCGAGTCCGTCAATGTGCTGATTGAAGTCCCGATCGGTGGAGAGCCGGTCAAGTATGAGCTGGACAAGGAGTCGGGAGCGATCTTCGTCGATCGCATCCTGCACACTTCCATGCGCTATCCCGCGAATTACGGCTTCATCCCGCATACGCTGGGTGACGACGGTGACCCGCTCGACTGCCTGGTGGTCGCGCGCTCACCCTTCTTCCCCGGCTCCGTGGTTCGCGCGCGGCCGATCGCGGTGCTGTTCCTGGAGGATGAAGCTGGCGGCGACGAGAAGCTGCTCGCCGTTCCCGAGTTCAAGACCTCACCCTATTATGAGGGTGTCCACGAGGGCGAGGACCTACCCGCCATCGTGATGGACCAGATCAGTCACTTCTTCACCCACTACAAGGACCTGGAGCCGGAAAAGTGGACTCGCGTCGGCCGCTGGGGCGGACGCGAGGAGGCCTATGACGTGATCCGCGCCGGTCTCGAGCGGGCCAAG